One region of Vibrio zhugei genomic DNA includes:
- a CDS encoding FAD-dependent oxidoreductase, whose product MLKTNPNSNTPQIAIIGGGVAGATAAVHMGELGLNVSLIEKSAGLVDGPPICHLHAGGNLYREISEQQCIELLRQSLQTVRLYPHTLNKRPTVIAIPKADPGTPDIVVSRLDVIRDAYQKLVDDDARNEWLGKPQDYYRVFEREELEALREREQPAMPTTMEDWLIPVVQNMDLDAIQYPVISVQEYGWSVFRLAASAELALEAMPQCQIHTNTTVTDLKWTGSQWQITTLNALGDTAIQYADYVINACGYRTGSIDDMARHYRDRLVEFKAAYVAHWADCHQMWPEVIFHGQRGTPQGMAQLTPYANGVFQLHGMTEGITLFSDGLVKSGLRSAQPELPEYLQLKLNKGWSEADQVERTGLAIQHMAQFMPSFNSADIAGKPLFGAQQIPGSDATLRAADVSLEDNHYARIEIVKGSSALEAVQKIVSAWRLSDHNHDDIEQAHPVSMSLDGQEVERRAIAIAEAREYPRELAMVVGEPLA is encoded by the coding sequence ATGTTGAAAACAAACCCGAATTCCAACACGCCTCAAATTGCGATTATTGGGGGTGGTGTTGCTGGTGCAACGGCGGCGGTTCATATGGGGGAGTTAGGATTAAATGTCTCTTTAATTGAAAAAAGTGCCGGTTTAGTTGACGGCCCACCGATATGCCACTTACACGCTGGCGGTAACCTGTATCGAGAAATTTCTGAGCAGCAATGTATTGAGTTACTCAGACAATCGTTGCAGACCGTTAGGTTATACCCACATACCCTCAATAAGCGCCCGACGGTGATTGCTATTCCGAAAGCGGATCCAGGAACACCGGACATCGTGGTCTCACGATTGGATGTCATTCGTGATGCGTATCAAAAGCTGGTGGACGACGATGCCCGTAATGAGTGGTTGGGTAAGCCACAGGATTACTATCGCGTCTTTGAGCGTGAAGAGTTGGAAGCGCTGCGTGAGCGAGAGCAGCCTGCGATGCCCACCACGATGGAAGATTGGCTGATTCCTGTTGTTCAGAATATGGATTTGGATGCGATTCAATACCCCGTGATTTCAGTACAGGAATATGGGTGGAGTGTGTTTCGTTTGGCTGCGAGTGCAGAATTGGCGCTAGAAGCGATGCCACAGTGTCAGATACACACCAACACCACGGTGACCGACCTTAAGTGGACGGGCAGCCAATGGCAAATTACCACGCTCAACGCATTAGGTGATACCGCGATTCAATATGCCGATTATGTGATCAATGCGTGTGGCTATAGAACAGGGTCGATCGATGACATGGCGCGTCACTATCGCGATCGCTTAGTCGAATTCAAAGCCGCATATGTCGCACACTGGGCTGATTGTCATCAAATGTGGCCTGAGGTTATCTTTCATGGTCAACGTGGCACACCGCAAGGTATGGCTCAACTGACGCCATACGCTAATGGCGTTTTTCAATTGCACGGTATGACGGAAGGGATCACCTTGTTTAGTGATGGCTTAGTGAAAAGCGGACTGCGCTCTGCACAACCCGAGTTGCCAGAATATTTACAGCTTAAGCTTAATAAAGGTTGGTCTGAGGCCGATCAGGTTGAGCGAACTGGACTGGCTATCCAGCATATGGCGCAATTTATGCCGAGTTTTAACAGTGCAGATATTGCTGGCAAGCCGCTATTTGGTGCGCAACAAATCCCGGGCAGTGATGCAACCTTACGTGCTGCGGATGTCAGCTTGGAAGATAATCATTACGCGCGCATCGAAATTGTGAAAGGTTCATCGGCGCTTGAAGCCGTGCAAAAAATCGTCTCTGCTTGGCGACTGTCCGATCATAACCATGACGATATTGAACAGGCTCATCCTGTTTCTATGTCCTTAGATGGTCAAGAGGTTGAACGCCGCGCGATTGCCATTGCCGAAGCGCGAGAATATCCTCGTGAACTGGCGATGGTCGTGGGCGAGCCGTTAGCGTGA
- the galE gene encoding UDP-glucose 4-epimerase GalE, which produces MNVLVTGGMGYIGSHTCIQMIEAGMNPVILDNLYNSKSTVLERIQNVAGQTPTFVQGDVRDRDLLVETMRHHSIDAVIHFAGLKAVGESVQKPLEYYDNNVNGTLVLVDAMREAGVKSLVFSSSATVYGDPATVPILETFPTSATNPYGRSKLMVEECLTDFQNANPDWSITLLRYFNPVGSHPSGLLGEDPQGIPNNLMPFVSQVAVGRREFLSVFGSDYATKDGTGVRDYIHVMDLADGHIAALTHVGSKEGLHVYNLGTGNGYSVLEMVAAFEKASGTKIPYKLVDRRPGDIAACYADPAKAETELEWRATRTLEEMTQDTWRWQSNNPQGYPDK; this is translated from the coding sequence ATGAACGTATTAGTTACAGGTGGGATGGGCTATATTGGTAGCCATACTTGTATTCAAATGATTGAAGCAGGGATGAATCCTGTCATTTTGGACAATTTATATAATAGCAAATCCACCGTTTTAGAGCGGATCCAAAATGTGGCAGGTCAAACGCCTACCTTCGTTCAAGGCGATGTGCGCGATCGTGACTTATTGGTGGAAACAATGCGCCACCATTCTATTGATGCTGTGATTCATTTTGCAGGCTTAAAAGCGGTCGGAGAATCGGTTCAAAAGCCATTGGAATATTACGACAATAATGTGAATGGCACGTTAGTCTTAGTGGATGCGATGCGTGAAGCTGGCGTCAAATCGTTGGTGTTTAGTTCCTCTGCTACGGTATACGGTGATCCTGCCACCGTGCCAATTTTAGAAACGTTCCCGACCAGTGCGACGAACCCTTATGGTCGCAGTAAGTTGATGGTAGAAGAGTGCTTAACCGATTTCCAAAATGCGAACCCAGACTGGAGTATTACCTTACTGCGTTACTTCAATCCAGTGGGCTCTCATCCATCGGGTTTATTAGGTGAGGATCCGCAAGGCATTCCTAATAACTTGATGCCATTTGTTTCGCAGGTAGCGGTAGGGCGCCGTGAGTTTTTATCGGTCTTTGGCAGCGATTATGCGACGAAAGATGGAACGGGGGTACGTGATTACATTCATGTCATGGATTTAGCCGATGGACATATCGCGGCACTGACTCATGTCGGCAGCAAAGAGGGATTGCACGTCTATAACTTAGGCACGGGGAATGGTTACAGTGTGCTGGAAATGGTGGCTGCATTCGAAAAAGCCAGTGGCACAAAAATTCCGTATAAGTTGGTCGACCGTCGGCCTGGCGATATTGCCGCATGTTATGCTGACCCTGCTAAAGCGGAAACTGAGCTGGAGTGGCGTGCAACGCGAACATTGGAAGAAATGACCCAAGATACTTGGCGTTGGCAGTCAAACAACCCGCAGGGTTATCCTGATAAATAG
- a CDS encoding glycosyl transferase family 90 — protein sequence MRKLKYYLTNTLYNLIPQPVLHFYVKQQLASLPKHTQNRLQKRVDYYMKLQSSFPVSQQAPQIAQFKKNCGSTYFFDLLKVIKGFDRHLRFNFIHGDVTDIPAVPTFVKSRPISDHNGNSVLLKLNAIRHYRFVEDTLEFRHKKNMAVWRGSGFRPNRRNLLEKYYYHERCDLGRTDKEDEDQLAYVVPKMSIEDQLKFKFILSLEGKDVATNLKWIMSSNSLAMSPKLRYETWFMEGKLIANVHYVEIKDDFSDLIEKMDYYNAHPEEAERIINNAHQWVEQFKNPHEERLLSYLVADKYFYLSQNVRLAENNDRHLLASIAKYVHK from the coding sequence ATGAGAAAACTAAAATATTATCTAACCAATACACTCTACAACCTGATTCCACAGCCAGTGCTGCATTTTTATGTAAAACAGCAATTGGCGAGCCTGCCTAAGCACACACAAAACAGACTGCAAAAACGCGTCGATTACTACATGAAACTCCAATCGTCGTTTCCAGTTTCTCAGCAAGCGCCTCAAATTGCCCAGTTTAAGAAGAATTGTGGCTCAACCTATTTTTTTGACTTACTCAAAGTCATCAAAGGCTTCGATCGTCATTTGCGATTCAACTTTATTCATGGCGATGTCACCGATATCCCAGCCGTCCCAACATTTGTAAAAAGCCGCCCGATTAGCGACCATAATGGGAATTCGGTACTTTTAAAACTCAATGCAATACGGCACTACCGATTTGTTGAAGATACTTTAGAATTTCGCCATAAAAAGAACATGGCGGTGTGGCGAGGCAGTGGTTTTCGCCCTAATCGACGAAATCTGCTAGAGAAATACTATTATCACGAACGTTGTGATCTCGGCAGAACGGATAAAGAAGACGAAGATCAACTGGCGTACGTTGTTCCTAAAATGTCCATCGAAGATCAGTTGAAGTTCAAATTTATCTTAAGTTTAGAAGGCAAAGACGTAGCCACCAATTTAAAGTGGATTATGTCTTCCAATTCGCTGGCGATGAGCCCGAAATTAAGATACGAAACCTGGTTTATGGAAGGCAAGCTCATTGCCAACGTCCACTATGTTGAAATCAAAGATGACTTCTCAGATTTGATAGAAAAAATGGACTACTACAATGCGCATCCCGAAGAAGCCGAGCGCATTATTAATAATGCACATCAATGGGTTGAGCAATTTAAAAATCCCCATGAGGAGCGGTTATTGAGCTATCTGGTGGCGGACAAATACTTCTATTTATCGCAGAACGTACGTTTGGCCGAAAACAATGACCGTCACTTATTAGCCAGTATCGCGAAATATGTGCATAAATAA
- a CDS encoding aromatic amino acid transport family protein, with protein sequence MTQSKLFGSTLIIAGTTIGAGMLALPLASAGIGFSTSLLIMLVLWALMAFTALLMVELHQYAASDATLHTLAQQILGNKGKWVATFAMLFLFYALCAAYIAGGGSQFTQRISDVTGSHFSPATGTVLFTIIVAIIVTLGTGLVDKVNRVLFACKLIALAMVLFFLAPNVTHSYLLSMPLQQGLIVAAIPVIFTSFGFHGSIPAIVNYMDGNTSALRKAILIGSAIPLVIYIFWQLVTLGVVSQDHLVKNSQLSALIQILASTVEQSNLNHIIGIFADLALLTSFLGVSLGLFEFLGDSLRKTKSSISRPLVSFITFLPPLAFALFYPQGFIMALGYAAIALAILAIFLPVAMVYTVRKRSQNRQPYQVKGGALALTISALFGVVIVGVQILVTLHALPTLG encoded by the coding sequence ATGACTCAATCAAAGCTTTTTGGCAGTACTTTGATCATCGCCGGCACCACTATCGGTGCGGGCATGTTAGCTCTTCCTTTAGCGTCGGCAGGTATCGGTTTTTCCACATCATTGCTGATTATGTTGGTCCTTTGGGCGCTCATGGCCTTTACCGCGCTATTAATGGTCGAGCTGCACCAATACGCTGCTAGCGACGCCACACTGCATACTTTGGCACAACAAATATTAGGCAACAAAGGTAAGTGGGTCGCCACATTTGCCATGTTATTTTTATTCTATGCTCTCTGTGCCGCCTATATTGCTGGCGGTGGCTCACAGTTTACTCAACGTATTAGTGACGTGACAGGATCGCATTTCTCTCCTGCAACGGGGACGGTGCTATTTACTATTATTGTGGCAATCATCGTCACATTGGGTACTGGGCTGGTGGATAAAGTGAATCGCGTCCTGTTTGCTTGCAAGTTGATTGCTTTGGCTATGGTGCTATTTTTCTTAGCCCCTAATGTCACGCACTCTTACTTATTAAGTATGCCATTGCAACAAGGCCTCATTGTCGCTGCGATTCCAGTCATATTTACCTCTTTTGGTTTTCACGGCAGCATTCCCGCGATCGTCAATTACATGGATGGCAATACCTCAGCCTTGAGAAAAGCGATTTTAATCGGCTCTGCTATTCCACTTGTCATTTATATTTTTTGGCAATTGGTAACCCTAGGTGTCGTCTCGCAGGATCACTTGGTTAAGAACTCCCAATTAAGCGCGTTAATCCAAATATTGGCGAGCACAGTAGAGCAGTCTAATTTAAATCATATTATTGGTATCTTTGCCGATTTAGCGCTTTTGACCTCCTTTCTTGGCGTAAGTCTGGGGTTGTTTGAATTTTTAGGAGACAGTCTGCGAAAAACCAAGAGCTCAATCAGCCGCCCACTGGTGTCATTCATCACTTTTTTACCACCATTGGCTTTTGCTTTATTTTATCCGCAAGGTTTTATTATGGCACTTGGCTACGCCGCGATCGCTCTAGCCATCCTCGCCATTTTTCTACCTGTTGCCATGGTGTACACGGTGCGTAAGCGCTCACAAAACCGTCAACCTTATCAAGTCAAAGGCGGCGCTTTAGCGTTAACCATCAGTGCTCTGTTTGGAGTCGTCATTGTTGGAGTACAAATACTGGTGACACTGCACGCCCTACCTACGCTCGGTTAA
- a CDS encoding ACP phosphodiesterase: protein MNYLAHLHIAEHCRSQMLGNLLGDFVRGNITDDYALDVVEGIRLHRWVDAYTDRHEIVLAAKHYFPSELKRFAPIALDMFWDHCLSRHWHRYHDQPLSGFVRDAEKTVRHQQRSVQAYTSLPESFISVTDKMWTGGWLESYQCFENIDMALQRIALRRERLAPLSQCVMTLRTEYEHLESLFFAFYPQLLNAAQGE, encoded by the coding sequence ATGAATTATCTCGCACACTTACACATTGCTGAGCATTGCCGCAGCCAAATGTTGGGCAATTTATTGGGTGACTTTGTCCGAGGCAACATTACCGATGATTACGCTCTGGATGTCGTTGAGGGTATTCGTTTGCATCGATGGGTGGATGCGTATACAGACCGCCATGAGATCGTTCTTGCCGCCAAGCACTATTTTCCCTCCGAGTTGAAACGATTTGCTCCTATCGCACTCGATATGTTTTGGGATCATTGTCTGAGCCGTCATTGGCACCGTTACCACGATCAGCCGTTGAGCGGATTTGTCCGTGATGCGGAGAAGACGGTTCGCCATCAGCAGCGCTCAGTGCAAGCCTATACTTCATTACCTGAGTCGTTTATTTCGGTCACGGATAAAATGTGGACGGGAGGCTGGCTGGAGTCTTATCAATGCTTTGAGAATATTGATATGGCTTTACAGCGCATCGCGTTACGTCGAGAGCGCTTAGCTCCGCTGAGTCAGTGTGTGATGACGCTGAGGACCGAGTATGAGCATTTGGAATCGTTATTTTTTGCTTTTTATCCGCAATTATTAAACGCAGCACAAGGCGAATGA
- a CDS encoding DEAD/DEAH box helicase codes for MSTSPASFAALGLDPTLIDVLHSLFINDPTPIQAQGIPAVLDGRDVLAAAQTGTGKTAAYGLPLIQRLCDPVDEDTQAYLADTRGVRALIVVPTRELAQQVLDNLQAYAKHSTLSIVAVYGGTSLSVQKNKLQHGADILIATPGRLLDHLHTKAVSIKSATTLVLDEADRLLDMGFMPDIQRLLRKMPSRQQTLFFSATFTASIKATAYRLLENPVEIQVTPKNSAADTVTQIVYPVDKKRKQALLSFLIGSRNWQQVLVFVKTKQGSDHLAKELKLDGIKAVSINGDKSQGARLKALQDFKAGKVRALIATDVAARGLDIAQLEQVVNYDMPFKAEDYIHRIGRTGRAGSTGLAVSLLSRDEEPALEAIERLLDTRLPQEWLAGFEPSAESVQNDNESHGRRRSRSAEKRKLKAKLNIHAGRGKR; via the coding sequence ATGTCGACTTCTCCGGCGTCATTTGCTGCTCTTGGTCTAGACCCTACGCTGATTGATGTACTGCATTCACTGTTTATCAATGACCCCACACCGATTCAAGCGCAAGGTATTCCTGCCGTGCTTGACGGTCGAGATGTGCTCGCCGCGGCACAAACCGGAACGGGGAAAACCGCCGCCTATGGGCTTCCATTGATTCAGCGTTTATGTGACCCCGTGGATGAAGACACGCAAGCCTATCTAGCAGACACTCGCGGGGTCAGAGCGTTAATTGTGGTACCAACACGAGAGTTGGCGCAACAGGTGTTGGATAACTTGCAAGCGTATGCCAAACACTCAACGCTCTCTATTGTGGCAGTTTATGGCGGAACCAGCCTGAGTGTGCAAAAAAATAAATTGCAGCATGGAGCCGACATACTCATTGCCACGCCGGGTAGGCTACTGGATCATCTGCATACCAAAGCGGTGTCCATCAAATCTGCGACCACGTTGGTGTTAGACGAAGCCGATCGCCTTTTGGACATGGGGTTTATGCCCGATATTCAGCGGTTATTGCGCAAGATGCCATCGCGTCAACAAACGCTATTTTTCTCGGCAACCTTTACCGCTTCAATTAAAGCGACAGCATATCGTTTATTGGAAAATCCGGTCGAAATACAAGTTACGCCAAAGAATTCTGCTGCCGACACCGTGACGCAAATCGTGTACCCAGTGGATAAAAAGCGCAAACAAGCATTGTTGTCGTTTTTAATTGGGTCGCGAAATTGGCAGCAAGTCTTGGTCTTTGTCAAAACCAAGCAGGGCAGTGATCATTTAGCGAAAGAATTGAAATTGGACGGCATTAAAGCCGTGTCAATTAATGGAGACAAAAGCCAAGGTGCTCGCTTAAAAGCGTTGCAGGACTTTAAAGCCGGAAAAGTACGCGCATTGATCGCGACCGATGTGGCTGCTCGTGGACTGGACATCGCTCAGTTAGAGCAAGTTGTTAACTACGATATGCCATTTAAGGCGGAAGATTATATTCATCGTATCGGTCGTACCGGGCGAGCGGGGTCAACAGGGCTGGCGGTTTCTTTACTCAGTCGTGATGAAGAGCCGGCGTTAGAGGCGATTGAACGCTTATTGGATACTCGGTTACCGCAAGAGTGGTTGGCTGGTTTTGAACCGTCTGCTGAGAGCGTCCAAAATGATAACGAGTCTCACGGTCGTCGTCGCAGTCGCTCGGCAGAAAAACGCAAACTGAAGGCCAAGCTCAATATTCACGCAGGTCGAGGTAAGCGCTAA
- a CDS encoding NUDIX hydrolase — MKTIIHQWKHSLALTEHAITLPNGNTITHTTIEHPGAAVIIPVTDDQRIVVVNQFRPSLGKWMIEIPAGTMEPGEDALTCAKRELEEETGYSADRYLSLGQLTPMAGMCDEIQHLYVAYQLHHTQRYQCDDDEIIKVETYTLNELEQHIINGAITDSKTIACLYKAKLSHALNDLLA; from the coding sequence ATGAAAACCATCATTCATCAATGGAAACACTCCCTCGCTTTAACCGAACACGCCATCACGCTGCCAAATGGCAACACCATTACTCATACGACGATTGAACACCCAGGTGCGGCCGTTATCATCCCGGTAACAGATGATCAGCGGATTGTGGTCGTCAATCAATTTCGTCCTTCACTCGGTAAGTGGATGATTGAGATCCCAGCAGGCACGATGGAGCCTGGTGAAGATGCTTTGACCTGTGCCAAACGGGAATTGGAAGAAGAAACGGGATACAGCGCTGACCGTTACCTTTCCTTAGGTCAACTGACCCCAATGGCAGGCATGTGTGATGAAATTCAACATCTCTACGTCGCTTATCAACTGCACCACACCCAGCGCTACCAATGTGATGACGATGAAATCATCAAAGTTGAAACCTATACTCTGAATGAGCTAGAACAACACATTATCAATGGCGCTATCACCGATTCCAAAACGATCGCCTGTTTATACAAAGCAAAACTATCCCATGCACTCAATGATCTGTTGGCATAA